One Natronosalvus amylolyticus genomic window, GTTCGAAAAGACTGGTCTGAACCCGCCGAGGGCGTGGAACGAAGACGAGGTTCGGTCTTGTCTGATCGGACTGTACGACGCAATCGCAGCGCACAAACTGGCCGAGCGACGGTCCGAATGGCGCGATAGCCTGGCGACGGATTCAGACACGCTCGAACAGAAAGAGCAGGATCTGGAGGAAACGCGTGCCAAACTCCAAGACCAGTTGGGCGCCGCGCCAGATGCGTCTGATGTCGAACTCGCCGTGATCTCCAAGCGAGTACTCGACTGGCAGGAAGCCCACGACGAGGTTGAAGGGATTCAAGAGAGCATCGAAACCGTCGACGACCAGATCGAGACCGCCCGTGAAGAACTCCAAGCGAAACTCGATCCCTACGGCTACGACGATGTCGAAAGATCTAGTGAGGCGACCGAGGTAATCCGAAACCTCGAGAACCGCGAACAGCAACGCGAAGCCGCACAGCGGGATCTCGACCAAGCTACCGAGACGATTCAGGAAGCGACCGAGAAGATAGGTGCGCTGGAGGACGAACGCGACGAAATCTTTGCGGATCTGGATCTCGACTCCGATGACCACGATAGGTTGGAGAAACTCTGTGAGCAGGTCGAAGCATACGAATCGGCTGCGGAGGACGTACGAGAGGCCAACATCCGGGCGAACACGGAAGCCGAAGAACTCGAAAGCTACCCGGGCTTCGAACCGAACCTCAAGAAGCAAGAGATTGCTGACCTCAGAGAAGACCTCCGTGAGGCGGAACGAACTGCTGAGGATTTCGACGACCTGCAGTCACGGATTGCCGATATCAAGGCAGAAATCAGGCAGGCAAAGTCCGACAACAAAGTTGAAACGGCGCTTGCGGAGCGTGATCGGGCGCTCGATGATCTGAAAGACCAACTCGAGGACGACTGTGCTGCGATGGTCGGCGACGTACTGGTGGATCACGTTCAGGAGGCGACAATGGAGACTAGTCGCCCGGACGTCTTCGAGCGTGCTCGTGAAATCCTGACGACGATCACTCGCGGCCGGTATCGATTGGACTTTGATGAGGCCGAAGCCGAATTCCGTGCGTTCGACGAAACCAAACAGAAGGGGCTCGCACTTGACGAGCTTTCGAGCGGCACTCGGATCCAGGTCCTGCTCGCTGTCCGAATCGCCTTCGTCGAACAGCAGGAACAGGGAGTTCGGATTCCACTTCTCCTCGACGAGACGCTCGCAAACACCGACGACCGCAGGGCGAAGACGATCATCGAGTCGACGATCGAACTCGCTCGGAACGGTCGGCAGGTCTTCTATTTCACCGCACAGGGCGACGAAGTGGCAAAGTGGACTGCTGCACTAGAGAGTGCGAACGGCGTCAACCACGAAATCATCGACCTTGCAACGGTTCGCGATGTCGACGACTCCGTACATATTCCGGATCTGGACTCTATCGAATCGTTCACTCCGAAGGCCCCCAGTCCCGACGGTCACGACTATTCCTCGTATGGAGACGAACTTAGGGTGGACTCGTTCAGTCCGCACAGTGGCATCGGGACGGCGCACCTGTGGTACGTAGTCGAGGATGTCGAAACCCTCCATCAACTCTTGGAGCTCGGGATCGAGCACTGGGGGCAGCTGAATAACCTGCTGCAGTGGGGCAACGGAGACCTCTCCTCAGTTGATTCCGAACAGGTAACGGTAGTAGAAGAGAATGCTGCAGCGCTGAACGAGTTCGTCGACGCCTGGAAGGTTGGTCGTGGCGAACCTGTTGATCGAGAGGTTCTCGAAGCCTCTGGCGCCGTGAGCAGTAACTTCATCGACGAGGTTAGTGAACTTGCTGAGTCAGTCAATGGCGATGGCAGGCAGATCGTTGAGGCCTTGCACAACGAAATAAGCGGGTTCTATAGCAGTAAGGCGAACGAGCTGGAGACGTATCTTGAAGAGAACGGGTACATCGAACCTCATGAGACGCTGGATCAGGGCCAGATTCGTGCCCGTGTCATCGAGCGTTACGTCGACGAAGGCATCTCTCGAGATGAGGCCAAAGACAGGACTGAAAACCTGCTTTCACGTATAAACAAAAACTGATTCTTTCTCGCTGAGTTTTGTACTTGTACCTTGCTAGCTACTGGTTCGAAGTCTCTGGCCCAATGAAGACGAGAATCAAGAAATCACCCAAGAAAATTGTATTGCGATATATGGTTTATTACCATAGCGTATTTTATTCCCGGTATTGTCGTGGGTTTAGCAGACTCTCTCGGTCAGCCGAACCCACAAACTAATAACTAATCCGACTAAAACGCTGAACAACTCGAATATGCCACTCTTAGAATCACCATACTGGGCCGCGACTAGGCTTCTATCGAGGTTTTGCACCAATCCAGTTTCAGACAGTCGAGTCCCTCAGAGACCACTACAATGAGTCGATCGGACGCCGAACAGGAGAGCGAGAGCGACGCTGAGCGAGCGCCATCATTCGAGGGAGTCCGATGGACCTCGTATTCGCTCGAGGACTTCACGGACCTGTACTGGGACGAGATCGCCCCCTGCCTCGAAACAGAGGGTATCGATCCAACGAGCGAGAAACCAACCCACCAGTGGTTTCGAGATCACGATGCGCGGGCGTTCCTCACCGCACTCCGTCGCCATCACGACCGCTCGTTTGGAGAGTTCTGGAACGAGGATCTCGAACTCGGGGACAATGAAGAAGGCTACACATGGGCAACATCGAATGATGCAACAATCGACGCCCTCGAACAGTTCCTCAACCGGCGAAAATCACGGTACAGTCTGGCGTCGTCTTCTGTCGACGCGCTGCGAACGCGACTGAACCTCTACGTACATGCCTACCAGGAGGCGAACGGGACGGACGACCTCCTCACACCGATTCAACGGGGCCGAGAGAATCCAGCCTACGAAGCCGTTGACGCGGTCTATGCAGCATTTGATTGGTTGAATGAGGGAGCAGAACGGGAATACAGTGCACAGACTCTACAGCGTGTGCGGCGCGTCGTCGACGCGTGGTATCAGCATCTGGTCGGGCGGCGGGTCGCCTCGATGAATCCTGCCAGCGGCCTCTACGACGAATTCAAGTGGGAAGTCGAAGATTCCCCGACTCCTTCGCTTTCAGCGAATCATATTCGGAAACTGATGCAGGCATCGGGGACGACGCGAGAAGAGCTGCTCGTGGTAGCATTAGCTGGCTGGGGACTTCGAGCAAGTGAGGTCGCAGCACTCCATATCTCGCAGTTCCAGCGTGACGTTCACGAAGACGACGTCCCCTTCATCACGTTCGAGAACCGCAAGAACGGGCCCGGCGAAGTGTCTCTATTGTACGGAATGGACGTGCTCGACTCCCGAATCGATGAGCTAGCGGAAGACGATACGTGGACTGGATACCTGTTCCCCTCCTCACAAGGAGAAACGCCGTACGTGACCCGCGATACAATCCGGAATTGGTTCCAAAATCTTGCATTGGAAGCAGATCTCCCCAAGCGGATTAGGGGTGAACGACCAAGTCCACAGCTCTGTCGTCGATTCTGGTACGATACCTATACAGCAGTCCTCGAAGGCGTTCTCGAAGGTGTCGACGAAATCGCTGCAGAGCAGGGTAGTAGCGATCCTCGGGTGGTGATGCAAAATTACCTGTCTGACTCGCGTTCTCGTCGAGTCCGACGAGAGTTCATGCGAGACCAACTTAACGCAGCCTTCGGAGAGAGAACGTAACATCAACCGCCATCTGTCAAGTCATTCCAGTTGTCTTTCTTCGGTTAATAACTAACTCAATGAATCACTGAGTCACTGATTCCATGAAGTATTGGATACCGGAAGTTGGGAATCAAAGAGCCCATGATTCATTGAGTTGCTTAGCGTCATAGAAAGTGTGGAGTTGCTGACTCATAGAGTCATTGAGTCACTGAATTAGTGAGTGCATGAAGTATTGAATTGTGGAC contains:
- a CDS encoding AAA family ATPase, producing MTRNPICFEEIQIVQAPGFENGGFSVDDLCSGINVVHGPNAAGKTTLAESLEWLCWPETADERASLVGQLSLNGEDWRVEVDNRRTSYQRDGQESNGPSLPPADQRDRYRLSLHDLLQRDNNNESFAEIIERESAGGYDLSAAYDELGYSDSPSRANRNVVQNAKGVIQELREARNDVSELRQEQNELSRLRSELEAARQAQERSELLEQAIDYAQARNELEQAESRLDKFPDILDQVDGDEIERVRSLEDDIDEWTDKKDEAEETKTDAQERFDEADLPEEGLPTGRIDHLKELRDDLDSAEDRKRDLQGDLADAQRQRETARDDIPLDVDTGDLVDLEPVTWKTVSKFAREAEELQSERETREAVQRLLGDGEHPEPDLPTLQRASQSLEEWLAASVSTESNDGSEAFRIAVFSAVSLASTSIALGLLVHPLLFSILLVAAGIFWYGLRARSQSKDGKSSREPHRESFEKTGLNPPRAWNEDEVRSCLIGLYDAIAAHKLAERRSEWRDSLATDSDTLEQKEQDLEETRAKLQDQLGAAPDASDVELAVISKRVLDWQEAHDEVEGIQESIETVDDQIETAREELQAKLDPYGYDDVERSSEATEVIRNLENREQQREAAQRDLDQATETIQEATEKIGALEDERDEIFADLDLDSDDHDRLEKLCEQVEAYESAAEDVREANIRANTEAEELESYPGFEPNLKKQEIADLREDLREAERTAEDFDDLQSRIADIKAEIRQAKSDNKVETALAERDRALDDLKDQLEDDCAAMVGDVLVDHVQEATMETSRPDVFERAREILTTITRGRYRLDFDEAEAEFRAFDETKQKGLALDELSSGTRIQVLLAVRIAFVEQQEQGVRIPLLLDETLANTDDRRAKTIIESTIELARNGRQVFYFTAQGDEVAKWTAALESANGVNHEIIDLATVRDVDDSVHIPDLDSIESFTPKAPSPDGHDYSSYGDELRVDSFSPHSGIGTAHLWYVVEDVETLHQLLELGIEHWGQLNNLLQWGNGDLSSVDSEQVTVVEENAAALNEFVDAWKVGRGEPVDREVLEASGAVSSNFIDEVSELAESVNGDGRQIVEALHNEISGFYSSKANELETYLEENGYIEPHETLDQGQIRARVIERYVDEGISRDEAKDRTENLLSRINKN
- a CDS encoding tyrosine-type recombinase/integrase translates to MSRSDAEQESESDAERAPSFEGVRWTSYSLEDFTDLYWDEIAPCLETEGIDPTSEKPTHQWFRDHDARAFLTALRRHHDRSFGEFWNEDLELGDNEEGYTWATSNDATIDALEQFLNRRKSRYSLASSSVDALRTRLNLYVHAYQEANGTDDLLTPIQRGRENPAYEAVDAVYAAFDWLNEGAEREYSAQTLQRVRRVVDAWYQHLVGRRVASMNPASGLYDEFKWEVEDSPTPSLSANHIRKLMQASGTTREELLVVALAGWGLRASEVAALHISQFQRDVHEDDVPFITFENRKNGPGEVSLLYGMDVLDSRIDELAEDDTWTGYLFPSSQGETPYVTRDTIRNWFQNLALEADLPKRIRGERPSPQLCRRFWYDTYTAVLEGVLEGVDEIAAEQGSSDPRVVMQNYLSDSRSRRVRREFMRDQLNAAFGERT